A single Paenibacillus sp. FSL R5-0517 DNA region contains:
- the tadA gene encoding tRNA adenosine(34) deaminase TadA yields MNDHSLQPDLSQLSEEAQHEHWMREAIAEAYKAEALGEVPIGAVIVQNNQIVGRGYNLRETTLDSTAHAEMVAIRQASETIGAWRLLDCSLYVTLEPCPMCAGAIVQSRVPRVIFGTADPKAGCAGTLMNLLQEPRFNHRTEVIPDILQPECSTMLTQFFRSLRQKLK; encoded by the coding sequence ATGAATGACCATTCTCTCCAGCCCGACCTTTCACAATTATCCGAGGAAGCTCAACATGAGCATTGGATGCGGGAGGCCATTGCTGAGGCATACAAAGCCGAGGCCCTTGGGGAAGTGCCGATTGGAGCTGTAATTGTACAAAATAACCAAATTGTTGGCCGAGGGTACAATCTGCGAGAAACGACACTGGATTCTACCGCCCATGCAGAGATGGTGGCTATTCGTCAGGCAAGCGAGACCATCGGAGCTTGGCGCTTGTTGGATTGTTCTCTGTACGTCACACTGGAACCTTGTCCCATGTGTGCAGGCGCCATTGTACAATCCAGGGTTCCCCGCGTAATCTTTGGTACGGCTGATCCCAAGGCAGGCTGTGCAGGTACACTGATGAACCTGCTACAGGAGCCTCGATTTAACCATCGAACCGAAGTGATCCCGGATATTCTTCAGCCCGAATGCTCCACGATGCTAACTCAATTTTTCAGAAGTCTGCGTCAAAAGTTAAAATAA
- a CDS encoding small acid-soluble spore protein P, translating to MSKPKTIPVPEAQAAEQHHHSSKRSSMQEPLSGSKKVKNQNHVDHLNPQG from the coding sequence ATGAGCAAACCGAAAACAATTCCTGTACCGGAAGCGCAAGCTGCCGAACAGCATCATCATTCATCCAAACGTTCTTCCATGCAGGAGCCATTATCCGGTTCCAAAAAAGTAAAAAATCAAAATCATGTGGATCATTTGAATCCTCAAGGTTAA
- the serS gene encoding serine--tRNA ligase: protein MLDVKILRNEYARVEEALTKRGKSLDLIAGFTEMDTKRRELLQESETLKSRRNTVSAEVARLKKNRENADDLIVEMREVSDRIKAMDEEVRELEVKINDLTMAIPNIPNESVPVGASEDDNVEIRRWEEPKSFTFAPKAHWEVAQDLDILDFEAAAKVTGSRFTFYKGLGARLERALINFMMDLHSDQHGYEEILPPYIVNRDSLFGTGQLPKFEEDLFKLKDTEYYLIPTAEVPVTNYHREEILNVDQLPKHFVAYSSCFRSEAGSAGRDTRGLIRQHQFNKVELLKLSTPETSYEELEQMTQNAERVLQLLGLPYRVLTLCTADMGFTSAKTYDIEVWLPESNTYREISSCSNCEDFQARRANIRFRRDPKAKPEFVHTLNGSGLAVGRTVAAILENYQQEDGTVVIPEALRPYMGGKSVIARRS, encoded by the coding sequence GTGCTTGATGTGAAAATATTGCGGAATGAGTATGCACGTGTAGAGGAAGCATTGACTAAACGTGGCAAATCGTTGGATCTTATCGCGGGATTTACCGAGATGGATACCAAACGGCGGGAATTGCTTCAAGAGAGTGAGACGCTCAAGAGCCGTCGGAATACGGTCTCTGCGGAAGTTGCTAGACTGAAGAAGAATCGTGAAAATGCGGATGATCTGATTGTGGAGATGCGCGAAGTCTCTGATCGAATCAAAGCCATGGACGAAGAAGTTCGGGAACTGGAAGTGAAGATCAATGATCTCACCATGGCGATTCCGAATATTCCTAACGAAAGTGTACCTGTTGGAGCTTCTGAAGACGACAATGTTGAGATTCGCCGCTGGGAAGAGCCAAAGTCATTTACTTTTGCACCAAAAGCCCACTGGGAAGTTGCTCAAGATCTCGATATCCTTGATTTTGAAGCAGCTGCCAAAGTAACAGGATCTCGGTTTACCTTTTATAAAGGGCTGGGTGCCCGTCTGGAACGTGCATTAATCAACTTTATGATGGATCTGCACAGCGATCAGCATGGATATGAAGAGATTCTGCCCCCATACATCGTTAATCGGGATAGCTTGTTTGGAACAGGCCAACTGCCTAAGTTTGAAGAAGATCTGTTCAAGTTGAAAGATACCGAATATTATCTGATCCCTACTGCTGAAGTTCCGGTAACGAACTATCATCGCGAAGAGATTCTGAATGTAGATCAATTGCCGAAGCACTTTGTGGCATACAGCTCATGTTTCCGTTCTGAAGCTGGTTCGGCTGGACGGGATACACGCGGATTGATTCGCCAGCATCAGTTTAACAAAGTAGAGCTGCTTAAGCTCTCTACTCCGGAGACTTCGTATGAAGAGTTGGAGCAAATGACTCAAAATGCGGAGCGTGTGCTTCAATTATTGGGATTGCCGTATCGCGTTCTGACACTGTGTACCGCGGATATGGGCTTCACATCAGCTAAAACGTATGATATTGAAGTATGGTTACCTGAGAGCAACACCTATCGTGAGATTTCCTCCTGCTCCAACTGTGAGGACTTCCAGGCACGCCGTGCCAATATCCGTTTCCGCAGAGATCCAAAAGCCAAACCGGAATTTGTGCATACATTGAACGGGTCAGGATTGGCCGTTGGACGGACGGTAGCCGCTATCCTGGAGAACTATCAACAGGAAGATGGTACGGTTGTTATCCCTGAAGCATTGCGACCTTATATGGGCGGAAAAAGTGTGATTGCACGTCGCTCTTAA
- the pdxT gene encoding pyridoxal 5'-phosphate synthase glutaminase subunit PdxT, translating to MKIGVLALQGAVTEHIRSIERAGAEGVAIKQVQQLHDLDGLILPGGESTTIGKLMRNYGFMDAIRAFAAEGKPVFGTCAGLIVMAKHITGQEEAHLELMDMTVSRNAFGRQRESFETDLPVKGIEETVRAVFIRAPLIERVGEQVEVLSTYNDEIVTARQGHLLACSYHPELTDDYRLHAYFVDMAKSYKHAVDPK from the coding sequence ATGAAGATCGGCGTATTAGCGCTTCAAGGGGCTGTCACAGAGCATATACGGAGTATTGAACGCGCTGGAGCAGAAGGTGTTGCTATCAAACAGGTTCAGCAATTGCATGATCTGGATGGTCTTATCCTTCCTGGCGGGGAAAGTACAACGATTGGCAAACTGATGCGTAATTATGGGTTTATGGATGCCATTCGAGCGTTTGCTGCTGAGGGCAAACCGGTATTTGGTACCTGTGCTGGCTTAATCGTTATGGCTAAGCACATCACGGGACAGGAAGAGGCCCATTTGGAGTTAATGGATATGACTGTATCCCGAAATGCATTTGGACGGCAGAGAGAAAGTTTTGAAACAGACTTGCCGGTCAAAGGCATCGAGGAAACGGTGAGAGCTGTGTTTATCCGGGCTCCCTTGATTGAGCGTGTTGGAGAGCAGGTAGAGGTACTCTCTACTTACAATGATGAGATTGTTACAGCTCGTCAGGGACATTTGCTGGCTTGCTCGTATCATCCGGAGTTAACGGATGACTATCGTCTGCATGCTTATTTTGTAGACATGGCCAAGTCCTACAAACACGCGGTAGACCCTAAATAG
- a CDS encoding GNAT family protein — MALTLYDTANGISLRLLTPQDTQSYLDLIQTTRIPYQSVEPLREDDFYTLDAQTQRIEDRVNAAEEGTGYQFGIYTIKDSLLIGQVSLNNVVLGVANYADMGYFIHPDYQGGGRMTAAVKLAVAYGFRALKLNRVQAAVLPTNKGSQRVLEKNGFQFEGTARKYLKINGKYQDHQIYAVLAEDLDGLAD, encoded by the coding sequence ATGGCGTTAACCCTATATGACACAGCCAATGGCATAAGCCTTCGGTTGCTCACACCCCAAGATACACAATCCTATCTGGATCTGATTCAGACCACACGAATCCCATACCAGTCCGTAGAACCCTTGCGAGAAGATGATTTCTATACATTGGATGCTCAGACTCAACGAATCGAGGATCGGGTCAATGCAGCAGAAGAAGGTACAGGTTACCAATTTGGAATCTATACCATTAAAGACAGCCTGTTGATTGGACAAGTAAGTCTTAACAATGTCGTATTAGGCGTTGCCAATTATGCTGATATGGGTTACTTTATCCATCCGGATTATCAGGGCGGCGGACGAATGACAGCAGCGGTTAAACTGGCCGTAGCCTACGGCTTCCGTGCGCTGAAGTTAAATCGGGTCCAGGCTGCGGTATTGCCTACCAACAAAGGTTCGCAGCGCGTATTGGAGAAGAACGGGTTCCAGTTTGAAGGTACGGCTCGCAAATACCTCAAGATCAACGGCAAATATCAGGATCATCAGATCTATGCTGTACTTGCTGAAGACTTGGATGGACTTGCGGATTAA
- a CDS encoding D-alanyl-D-alanine carboxypeptidase family protein — MKAKHMNKKKRQMLKKSVASVMLINMLCMSAVMPVMAAANDSGQVLTAAATTTKTEKAVQVPGVDSLGLEVRSAVLMEASTGQILLNVDADKAMPPASMTKMMTEYIVAEQVKQGKLGWDDIVTVKKNAAQSVGSRIFLAEGDQHTVKDLYIAMAVGSANDATVALAEHVAGSEEAFVKMMNDEAKRMGMKDTFFINSSGLDRADMPADFRPAEDKETVMSALDAAILCRYIIMDHPDYKDFTTIQSYKFRPNDKAPIINYNWMLEANKNITNFKSYAYEGLDGMKTGHTTNAGNNFTGTAERNGMRLISVVMGTDSESARFRETKKVLDFGFNNFEVKQAVAGKTKVTGWEAVPLKKGKETTVPVVTDNAVSFVVPKGTQNLDVTFKANVTEADKLVAPIKAGTKVGTVTYTYKADGIEPQEKTVNLITAEEADKGGWFRLFFRAVKDFFVDLFDGIKNLF; from the coding sequence TTGAAAGCCAAACACATGAATAAGAAGAAACGCCAAATGCTCAAAAAGAGCGTAGCCTCGGTAATGCTAATTAACATGCTTTGCATGTCTGCAGTAATGCCAGTCATGGCTGCTGCGAACGACTCCGGGCAGGTCCTGACTGCTGCAGCAACAACAACGAAGACGGAGAAAGCTGTACAGGTACCTGGGGTAGACTCATTGGGACTTGAGGTTAGGTCAGCCGTTCTCATGGAGGCATCAACGGGGCAGATTTTGCTCAATGTCGATGCGGATAAAGCCATGCCACCTGCCAGTATGACCAAAATGATGACAGAGTACATTGTCGCTGAACAAGTTAAACAAGGTAAACTCGGCTGGGACGATATTGTAACTGTTAAAAAGAATGCTGCACAAAGTGTCGGATCACGTATTTTCCTTGCTGAAGGGGACCAACACACAGTTAAGGATCTCTATATTGCTATGGCTGTAGGGTCTGCTAATGATGCTACGGTCGCTTTGGCTGAACATGTTGCAGGTTCGGAAGAAGCTTTCGTGAAAATGATGAATGATGAAGCGAAGCGTATGGGCATGAAGGATACGTTCTTCATCAACTCATCCGGTCTCGATCGAGCAGATATGCCTGCCGATTTCCGCCCAGCTGAAGACAAGGAAACAGTCATGTCCGCACTGGATGCTGCAATTCTATGCAGATATATCATCATGGATCACCCAGACTACAAAGATTTTACAACCATTCAATCCTATAAGTTCCGTCCAAATGATAAAGCACCAATTATTAATTATAACTGGATGCTGGAAGCGAATAAAAATATAACCAACTTCAAAAGCTATGCCTATGAAGGTCTGGATGGAATGAAAACAGGCCATACCACGAACGCAGGTAATAACTTTACAGGTACAGCCGAACGTAACGGTATGCGTCTAATCAGTGTCGTGATGGGCACAGATTCGGAATCCGCACGTTTCAGAGAAACTAAAAAGGTATTGGACTTTGGATTTAACAACTTTGAAGTGAAGCAGGCTGTCGCAGGCAAGACCAAAGTGACGGGCTGGGAAGCTGTACCTTTGAAAAAAGGTAAAGAAACAACCGTTCCTGTCGTAACAGATAATGCGGTAAGTTTCGTTGTACCCAAAGGTACTCAGAACCTGGATGTGACGTTCAAAGCTAACGTAACTGAGGCTGACAAGCTGGTAGCACCAATCAAGGCAGGTACGAAGGTTGGTACAGTAACGTATACGTATAAAGCAGATGGAATTGAGCCTCAGGAAAAAACAGTGAACTTGATCACAGCCGAAGAGGCCGATAAAGGCGGATGGTTCCGCTTGTTCTTCCGAGCTGTTAAAGATTTCTTCGTCGATCTCTTTGATGGGATCAAAAACCTGTTCTAG